A genome region from Chengkuizengella sp. SCS-71B includes the following:
- a CDS encoding S-layer homology domain-containing protein, with amino-acid sequence MKKKILTGLSLIFMFIFAVTGSVFAFSDLPEGTDKNIIMELKRNGVVSGMDENNFAPNGKLTYAEGIALIVKGLDLNLAHMTFIKQPLASDYFTNISDDSWYDDYFVKAYLNGVDLDKDVNPNKKMTKEQFSHALFQAMDAKGDYSFIEMFLTISDAEKINPEYMGSIQKILLSEVASLDQTSKFHPAQLVKRIDASVMIYKAIKFVDSHSEEESPIDVPAPIPDEEVTFKVEKVNEEVNKVTLSWGEKPNAGYSIEITSVDFVNNEAVIHYQLHYPVEGMMYAMVITEPKAETYISNSLTPSIQQEK; translated from the coding sequence TTGAAGAAAAAAATATTAACAGGGTTATCCTTGATCTTCATGTTTATTTTTGCGGTTACTGGATCAGTTTTTGCTTTTAGCGACTTACCAGAGGGAACAGACAAAAACATTATTATGGAATTAAAGCGAAATGGAGTTGTAAGTGGAATGGACGAAAATAATTTCGCTCCAAATGGAAAACTTACCTACGCTGAAGGAATTGCCTTAATCGTTAAAGGATTAGATTTGAACTTAGCCCATATGACATTTATTAAGCAACCTTTAGCAAGTGATTATTTTACGAACATATCAGATGATTCCTGGTATGATGATTATTTTGTAAAAGCCTATTTAAATGGTGTGGATCTAGATAAAGATGTTAATCCAAACAAAAAGATGACAAAAGAGCAATTTTCACATGCCTTATTTCAAGCAATGGATGCAAAAGGTGACTATAGCTTTATAGAGATGTTCTTAACAATTTCAGATGCTGAAAAGATCAATCCAGAATATATGGGTAGCATTCAAAAAATATTACTTTCAGAAGTTGCTTCCTTAGATCAAACAAGCAAATTCCATCCGGCACAACTTGTCAAAAGAATTGATGCTTCAGTAATGATATATAAAGCAATTAAATTTGTAGATAGTCATTCAGAGGAAGAATCGCCAATTGACGTACCGGCACCTATTCCTGATGAAGAAGTTACCTTTAAAGTAGAGAAAGTGAATGAAGAAGTGAATAAAGTTACTTTATCTTGGGGAGAAAAACCAAATGCAGGTTACTCAATAGAAATTACATCCGTGGATTTTGTTAATAATGAGGCTGTCATTCATTATCAACTTCATTATCCAGTTGAAGGAATGATGTATGCTATGGTAATTACTGAACCTAAAGCAGAAACTTATATTTCAAATTCATTAACACCTAGTATTCAACAAGAAAAATAA
- the splB gene encoding spore photoproduct lyase produces MKPFIPQLVYFEPNALEYPFGKQLFDKFNDMGLEIRKTTSHNQVRNIPGDSELEKYRVAKSTLVVGIRKTLKFDSSKPSAEYAIPLATGCMGHCHYCYLQTTLGSKPYIRTYVNLEDIFNQAHKYISEREPDITRFEAACTSDIVGIDHLTHSLKKTIEFIGKTNLGRLRFVTKYHHVDHLLDAEHNGHTRFRFSINSKYVIKNFEAGTSPLEHRIQAAKKVAQANYPLGFIIAPIYIYENWQEEYIDLLKNLSEALNPIKVPDLTFELIQHRFTKPAKRVIQERYPNSKLEMNEEDRKYKWGRYGIGKYVYPDDEANAIKEIMQLNIKKYFPQAKIDYFT; encoded by the coding sequence TTGAAACCATTCATACCGCAGCTTGTATATTTTGAACCAAACGCATTGGAATATCCATTCGGAAAACAACTGTTTGATAAGTTTAACGATATGGGGTTAGAAATAAGAAAAACAACTTCACATAATCAAGTGAGAAATATTCCTGGAGATAGTGAGTTAGAGAAATATCGCGTTGCTAAATCAACATTAGTTGTTGGAATTAGAAAAACGTTAAAGTTTGATTCCTCTAAACCCTCAGCTGAATACGCCATTCCATTAGCTACTGGATGTATGGGACATTGTCACTATTGCTACTTACAAACCACACTTGGAAGCAAGCCTTATATTAGAACTTATGTTAATCTAGAGGATATCTTTAATCAAGCACACAAGTATATCAGCGAACGAGAACCTGATATCACACGTTTTGAAGCGGCCTGTACGTCTGATATAGTTGGTATTGATCACTTAACCCATTCCTTAAAAAAAACGATTGAATTTATCGGTAAAACCAACCTAGGCAGACTTAGATTCGTTACAAAATACCATCATGTTGATCATTTACTAGATGCTGAACATAATGGTCATACACGTTTTCGATTTAGCATTAACTCTAAATATGTGATCAAAAACTTTGAAGCAGGCACTTCTCCTTTAGAGCACCGGATACAAGCTGCAAAAAAAGTAGCTCAGGCCAATTATCCTCTAGGATTTATTATTGCCCCAATTTATATTTATGAAAATTGGCAAGAAGAGTACATTGATTTACTAAAGAATTTGTCTGAAGCTTTGAACCCTATAAAAGTGCCTGATTTAACCTTTGAATTAATCCAACATCGTTTTACTAAACCTGCAAAAAGAGTTATTCAAGAGCGTTATCCGAATTCAAAACTAGAGATGAACGAAGAGGATAGAAAATATAAATGGGGAAGATACGGAATTGGAAAATATGTTTATCCTGATGATGAAGCAAATGCCATTAAAGAAATAATGCAACTAAATATAAAAAAATACTTCCCTCAAGCCAAAATTGATTATTTCACTTAA
- a CDS encoding phosphatidylglycerophosphatase A: protein MKRQVHSKEVRTAVFEKLNERGVKIEDIAFIVYEMQSAYHEDLHMDDCIESVEAVLEKREVQHAVLVGIEIDVLCEKGMLSEPLQSLIETDEGLFGCDETLAIGSVYAYGSIALTTFGHLDKNKIGIIKKLDTKRNNGIHTFLDDLVASIAASASSRLAHRYRDEEEQEDES, encoded by the coding sequence ATGAAAAGACAAGTACACAGTAAAGAAGTTCGAACTGCAGTTTTTGAAAAGCTGAATGAGCGTGGAGTAAAAATAGAGGATATTGCTTTTATTGTATATGAGATGCAGTCAGCTTATCATGAGGATTTGCATATGGACGATTGCATAGAAAGTGTAGAGGCTGTATTAGAGAAAAGAGAAGTTCAACATGCCGTTTTGGTTGGGATCGAGATTGATGTTTTATGTGAAAAAGGGATGTTATCTGAACCACTGCAGTCACTTATTGAAACAGACGAGGGATTATTTGGTTGTGATGAAACGTTAGCTATTGGTTCAGTGTATGCATATGGCAGTATTGCATTAACAACATTTGGACATTTAGATAAAAATAAAATAGGAATTATAAAGAAATTAGATACGAAAAGAAACAATGGTATCCATACATTTTTAGATGATTTAGTGGCTAGTATTGCCGCATCGGCATCGAGCCGTCTTGCTCATCGATACCGTGATGAAGAAGAACAGGAAGACGAATCATAA
- a CDS encoding 2'-5' RNA ligase family protein: MNFGVVVFPSKEIQDFSNSHRMRYDPHYKLLPPHITIKKLESFDEQKMDEIAAHLEHVTSDLSPFEITFNRVSNFFPLSNVIYLALEETNRITNLYKSINTGILQEEHPQYPFTPHLTIGQKLNEDEMFDIFANLKNQNIHFRMKVDRIHLLYQLENEVWTAYQSFVLKETH, from the coding sequence ATGAATTTCGGAGTTGTAGTATTTCCAAGTAAGGAGATTCAAGATTTCTCTAACTCTCATCGTATGAGGTATGATCCACATTATAAACTTTTACCTCCTCATATCACGATCAAAAAACTTGAATCATTTGATGAACAAAAAATGGATGAAATAGCAGCTCATCTTGAACATGTCACTTCAGATTTATCACCATTTGAAATCACATTTAATCGAGTATCCAACTTTTTTCCATTAAGTAATGTGATTTACCTTGCACTTGAGGAGACGAACAGAATAACAAACTTATACAAAAGTATTAACACGGGAATATTACAAGAAGAACATCCTCAATATCCATTCACTCCTCATTTAACAATTGGGCAGAAACTAAATGAAGATGAGATGTTTGATATTTTTGCAAATTTAAAAAACCAAAATATTCACTTCCGTATGAAGGTGGATCGCATTCATTTACTTTATCAACTTGAGAACGAAGTATGGACTGCATACCAAAGTTTTGTATTAAAAGAAACACATTAA
- a CDS encoding DUF2500 domain-containing protein, translated as MGFPGQSFNIMFTIVPILIGITFIFVFGGIIFTIVKSASQWNHNNKQPILTVNAKVVSKRDKVSSRRSHHDNHVSHHTSTTYYSTFEVESGDRMELQMSGEQYGILVEGDLGKLTFQGSRYKGFERIVK; from the coding sequence TTGGGTTTTCCAGGTCAATCATTTAACATCATGTTTACAATTGTTCCGATATTAATAGGAATCACATTCATTTTTGTATTTGGAGGTATTATCTTCACAATCGTTAAAAGTGCTTCACAGTGGAATCATAATAATAAACAACCCATACTCACAGTGAATGCTAAAGTAGTTAGTAAAAGAGATAAAGTTAGCAGCAGAAGGAGTCATCATGATAATCATGTCTCTCATCATACTTCAACTACATATTATTCAACATTTGAAGTGGAAAGTGGTGATCGTATGGAACTGCAAATGAGTGGTGAACAATACGGGATTTTAGTTGAAGGAGACCTAGGTAAATTAACTTTTCAGGGGTCTCGTTACAAGGGATTTGAAAGAATTGTAAAATAA
- a CDS encoding MarR family winged helix-turn-helix transcriptional regulator yields the protein MDEQLKIENQLCFSIYALSKEFTKLYNLFLKDMDVTYPQYLVLLVLWEQNELTVKQLGEHLLLDSGTLTPLLKRMEEANIVKRERSRDDERKVLVSLTKKGLDLREKAEKIPVCLAEKIGLSPKEFQKKLDENRDLLSKILEAAES from the coding sequence ATGGATGAACAATTAAAGATAGAAAATCAATTATGTTTTTCTATTTATGCATTGTCTAAGGAATTTACAAAATTATATAATTTATTTTTAAAGGATATGGATGTAACATACCCTCAATATTTAGTATTGCTTGTTTTATGGGAACAAAACGAACTGACAGTAAAACAGCTAGGGGAACATCTATTATTAGACTCAGGAACTTTAACTCCGCTGTTAAAGAGAATGGAAGAGGCTAATATTGTCAAACGTGAGCGTTCTAGAGATGATGAACGAAAAGTGCTGGTCAGTTTGACAAAAAAAGGATTGGATTTGAGAGAAAAAGCAGAGAAAATACCAGTGTGTTTGGCTGAGAAAATTGGACTTTCTCCAAAAGAATTTCAAAAAAAACTAGATGAAAATCGTGATTTATTAAGTAAAATCCTGGAAGCAGCTGAGTCTTAA
- a CDS encoding LLM class flavin-dependent oxidoreductase yields the protein MIKLSVLDQSPVSEGSNPQEALKNTVRLAQQTEKLGYHRFWVAEHHHTEALAGSSPEILIAHLAANTSKIKVGSGGVMLPHYSSYKVAENFQLLESLYPNRIDLGVGRAPGGMPLSTIALQEGKKRTVHQFPEQIDDLLAYIHNDLDEKHQLAGLKATPLSPTASELWMLGSSGDSAALAANKGLPYTFAHFINGQGGAQYVDHYKHNFKPSKYLNKPKSIVAIFVICAESDAKAERIAKSLDLSLLLIEKGGQTRKGIPSVETAESYPYSEFDLERIRQNRNRMIVGSQESVTHQLLQLRDQYGTDELMIVTITHDFEDKLRSYALLAEAFRL from the coding sequence ATGATAAAATTAAGTGTTCTGGATCAATCCCCAGTTTCTGAGGGAAGCAATCCACAAGAAGCCCTTAAAAACACTGTAAGATTAGCTCAACAAACAGAAAAATTAGGTTATCATCGTTTTTGGGTAGCGGAACACCATCATACAGAAGCATTAGCAGGTTCATCTCCAGAAATATTAATTGCACACTTAGCCGCAAACACTTCAAAAATAAAAGTAGGTTCAGGTGGGGTCATGTTACCTCATTATAGCTCTTACAAAGTGGCTGAGAATTTTCAATTATTAGAATCACTTTATCCAAATCGCATCGATTTAGGTGTAGGTCGGGCTCCAGGTGGCATGCCATTATCAACAATTGCTTTACAAGAGGGTAAAAAAAGAACCGTTCATCAATTTCCTGAGCAAATTGATGATTTATTAGCTTACATTCATAATGATTTAGATGAAAAGCATCAATTAGCTGGTTTAAAAGCAACACCCCTAAGTCCAACAGCATCAGAACTTTGGATGTTAGGCTCTAGTGGTGATAGTGCAGCTTTAGCAGCAAATAAAGGGTTGCCATATACATTTGCACATTTTATCAATGGACAAGGTGGAGCACAGTATGTAGATCATTATAAACACAATTTTAAGCCGTCCAAATATCTAAATAAACCAAAAAGCATTGTAGCTATTTTTGTAATTTGTGCAGAAAGTGATGCAAAAGCAGAACGAATTGCAAAAAGCTTAGATTTATCCTTATTATTAATTGAAAAGGGTGGCCAAACGAGAAAGGGAATTCCGAGTGTAGAAACTGCAGAATCATATCCTTATAGTGAATTTGATTTAGAAAGAATCCGTCAAAATAGAAACCGGATGATTGTGGGTTCACAAGAATCAGTAACTCATCAACTACTTCAATTGAGAGATCAATATGGTACAGATGAATTAATGATAGTTACCATAACTCATGACTTTGAAGATAAACTGCGATCCTATGCATTACTTGCAGAAGCATTTAGATTATAA
- the pyrE gene encoding orotate phosphoribosyltransferase, which yields MNSQLSNQIAQSLLDIGAVNLQPKEPFTWSSGLLSPIYCDNRLTMSYPHIRNIIAEGFVQIIKEKYSDVEVIAGTSTAGIPHAAWVADKLGLPMIYIRDKAKGHGKKNQIEGLLKPDQKVVVIEDLISTGGSSLRAAKAVEEAGGHVQAVVAIFTYEFEKALSAFVEENIQLHTLSNYTALIQIASDMGIVDSKDLELLQSWLHNPDQYMVN from the coding sequence ATGAATTCTCAGCTATCAAATCAAATCGCACAATCTCTATTGGACATTGGTGCAGTGAACCTCCAACCGAAAGAGCCTTTTACATGGTCTTCAGGTTTGTTGTCACCTATTTATTGTGATAACCGTCTAACGATGTCTTATCCTCACATCAGAAATATCATTGCTGAAGGGTTTGTGCAAATCATTAAAGAGAAATATTCAGATGTAGAAGTTATTGCAGGCACATCAACAGCAGGTATACCTCATGCGGCTTGGGTAGCTGATAAGTTAGGGTTACCAATGATTTATATACGTGATAAAGCTAAAGGACATGGAAAGAAAAATCAGATTGAAGGTCTCTTAAAACCTGATCAAAAAGTAGTAGTGATTGAAGATTTAATTTCTACAGGCGGAAGTTCATTAAGAGCGGCAAAAGCAGTAGAAGAAGCAGGGGGACATGTGCAGGCGGTTGTAGCCATATTTACTTATGAATTTGAAAAGGCATTGAGCGCTTTTGTTGAAGAAAATATCCAATTGCATACCTTGTCAAACTATACTGCACTCATTCAAATTGCTTCAGACATGGGTATAGTAGATAGTAAAGACTTAGAATTACTTCAATCTTGGCTCCACAATCCTGATCAGTATATGGTAAACTAA
- the pyrF gene encoding orotidine-5'-phosphate decarboxylase, with translation MGKREDFIGRIIVALDYPSADEAESLLNQLKGIPCYMKVGMQLFYAAGPSFVLKLKEQGYKVFLDLKMHDIPNTVKGGAASIARLGVDMFNVHVAGGITMMESALEGVDQAVNPSIPKPIVIGVTQLTSTNVTTLNDEIGISGTVEDSVLQYAKLAKNAGLDGVVASPLEVTNIKEQNGEGFVTVTPGIRPIGSNMGDQSRVMTPKEAFDQGTDYIVIGRPITASDDPRKSMENIIEELK, from the coding sequence TTGGGGAAAAGAGAAGATTTCATAGGCAGAATTATCGTAGCTCTGGATTATCCTTCAGCTGATGAAGCAGAATCGCTATTAAATCAATTAAAAGGTATTCCTTGTTACATGAAGGTAGGTATGCAACTGTTTTATGCTGCTGGTCCATCCTTTGTTTTGAAATTAAAAGAGCAGGGTTATAAAGTTTTTTTAGATTTGAAAATGCATGATATACCGAATACAGTGAAGGGCGGAGCAGCTAGCATCGCTAGACTTGGTGTGGATATGTTTAATGTTCATGTTGCAGGTGGCATAACAATGATGGAAAGTGCGCTTGAAGGAGTGGATCAAGCTGTAAATCCATCTATTCCTAAACCTATAGTGATTGGAGTTACACAACTCACGAGTACAAATGTAACCACCTTAAACGATGAGATAGGGATCTCTGGAACAGTTGAAGACTCGGTATTGCAATATGCTAAATTAGCAAAGAACGCAGGTTTAGATGGAGTCGTAGCATCTCCTTTAGAAGTAACGAACATAAAAGAACAAAACGGAGAAGGTTTTGTAACAGTGACCCCAGGTATTCGTCCAATAGGCTCAAATATGGGAGATCAATCCAGGGTCATGACACCAAAGGAAGCATTTGATCAAGGTACAGATTACATTGTAATTGGAAGACCGATTACGGCTTCAGATGATCCACGTAAATCAATGGAAAATATTATAGAGGAGTTGAAATAA